Genomic DNA from Triticum dicoccoides isolate Atlit2015 ecotype Zavitan chromosome 4B, WEW_v2.0, whole genome shotgun sequence:
ATCGAGCACTAGCCGCCGAAAATCACCGCCGGCACCGCCCAAGTCATTGTCTCCGTCGCCGCCACCTCCCCAAATCGCCGCCGCTGCCCTCCGTCGCCCTAGCCCGCGTCGCTTCGTGTGCCAGAGGGCTTCTTGCAGCCGCCTCGGCGCCGCCGTTTCAGGAAGCAGTCGCGGCTGGATTCGCCGACTGCGGAGGTCCGGCAGCCCATATAGCTCCTCTCCGCCGGCCGCCGTGCTCTCTTCTCCTCTGCGCCACTGTCCACAACTGTCTGCAGCAATGACCAATCCAACCGCCGCCATCTTCTTCCATCCCACGCACAAGTTGTTCGACGGAATTCCCCAAGGTAAAAAAACGACGAAACTTGATGATTTAAATTGGGATTGGATAGTATGGTTGACAGTGGTTGTCCGCATTGTAGATGAGCTCGGTTGACTCCTCATTCATGGACGATTCATCGTAGGATGAGGAATTTGATTTGCAAGAAGAAGAGGACATTGCTATGCTAGTGGCCATGCACAAGGGAAGAAGCCAAAACACAGTGGTTCCGTCTATGGTCGTGCCTTCATTCGGAGAGAACGGATTGAtgcacacacacggttgatgcgaatCTCCTTTGGATCACCACCTGTTTTCACGGAGAATTACTTTCGACGGCGTTTCAGAATGTCGAAAGACTTGTTTGTCCACATTTGCAATTCCGTGAAGCAGCACAATCCAGCCTTCGAACAGAGAAGGAACTGTGGCGGGTTGCGTGGCCATAGCATTGAAAAGAAGATCTCTGCCACTTTGTGCATGATGGCATATGGTGTTTCGGCAGATTACATTGATGACAACTTGGTGATGGCAGAGAGCACTTCTATCTTCTATGTCAAGCAATTTTCAATGACTATGGTAGAAGTGTTTGGTCCGCAGTACTTGAGAGCACCCAATGCTCAGGACACTCAAAGGCTTTTCGAGATGAACAAAGCACGAGAGTTTCCATGTATGCTCGGGTCTGTGGATTGCATGCATTAGAAATGGAAGAACTACCCAACAGCATGGCATGCACAATTCAAGGGTCGTGGGAAGGATTCCACTATCATTCTTGAGGCAGTTGCCGATCATGAaacatggatttggcatgcatatTTTGGGATGCCTGGATCTTGCAACGACATCAACGTGCTTGACCGGTCACCTCTATTTGCCAAGTTAGAAAATGGAGAAGCACCACCAGTGACCTTCGAAGCAAATGGCCGCACATACAACTATGTgtactatcttgcagatgggaTCTACCCAAGGTGGAGTACATTTGTCAAGCCGGTTGCAAAACCCGAAGGTAAGAAAGAACTCGTCTTTCACAATGCACAAGCGGCCGCTAGAAAAGCTGTTGAGAGGGCTTTCGGGATTTTGCAATCTGAATTTGCTATTGTGCTAGGACCATCTAGATTCTGGGATCAAAAGACCCTTTGGTACATCATGACTGCTTGCGTGATTATGCATATATGATCATTAAGAACGAGCGTGGAAAAAATTTAGATTACAACTTCTATCACTTGATGGGCATTCTTGTTAATGCCATGCAAAAAGAACCGCGCATCAGATGTTTCATGAAGCTTTATAACGAGATTAGGGACACCGATGTGCATGATCAACTCCGGAAAGATTTGACGGAAGAGCACTGGAAATGGCATGGCCAAAGAGCCGCATAGATTCATTATTTGTTTGTGAAAAACTATGTTGTATTGTGCAACACTATGTTGTATTTGTGTTGCATCCAATCTCGTGGATTTGAAGAACTATGTAATAATTTGATATTGTGGACATGTATAATTTTTTTATGTTGTTTTAGATATTCTTTGCAATAAGTGTGGTTGTACAGTGGCTGAACAGCAGACGCGCGGCCGCCGGCCAGTTTTACATCTTGGTTTTGGAACATCTGTTGGAGTTGCTTTTTTATTTACATCTCCAttttggaccatctgttggagtaGAGCCGTTTTAAGAGATGTAAAAAACACTTTTTGGTGCTCCTAATTTTTACATCACCGGTTTGGAACACCAAGGTATACAACATCTATCGGAGATGCTCTTAGCTCCGGCGAGCGCATATCCGGACAGTTTTTCCTCTCAAGCGTGGATCATGTCGGGAGAAGGTCGCAGACGTGAGGGCCGCTGCCGCAGCGCAAACTCGGCCGGCACGACTTGGAGGCTGGCAGCTCCAGCCGGCCCGCCGTCGAGCTGAGCGCTCGGCGCAGGCACGAAACCACGGCGCCCTTTCCCGCAGCAGCTGCAACTGCGTGTGGCAGCACTTCGATGAGCTAAGAGCCACTCTGGCTGGCGACGAAGAAGCTCCACAAGGCGGAGATTGCGCACCATGCCGCGAAGGAGGCGCTGGTGGCTGGCAAAGAGGGCACCGCCGAACGCTTCGAGGTGGCGAAGGGCCGAAGGCGGACCACGAGCTCGCCTACACCCTCTACCGCTCGGCCTGCAAGTTCATTCTCAACGTGAAGCAGTGGGCTGCAGCCGTTCCTTAGTCGATTAAATTTTTAATTTTAGTTTGTCAGTGTGTGTGATAAACTCCGGCGAGGTCAGGACTATCTATGTAGCAGGAACATGTTTTAAGTTTAAGTTTTAAAATTTAAGGTACTATTTACGGTATCTATTCTGCGCTGGGATGAACTGCCCGCAAAATTGTCTAGGCCGAGCCGTAGAACGATTTTGCGGATAGAAAATTTAACAGGCTTTGCGGTATCTGTTCTGCTAGAGATGCTGTTATAGTGCGGTATTGTGAGCCAGGCCAAGCCCCTCACCCATAGCCCGGCAAGGCTACTGACATAATCGTAAACCCAACAAAACCCTCGCAGAAAGCATTTTTGTgcttaaaagaaaagaaaaaccacgCAGGTGCCACGCACGACAACCAGACAGTTCACACACACAAAAGTACAACAAGAATATCGCAGACGAACGACGGAACCATCCAAAGAACACGCCCTACACTCCATCTCCACACCATCTGGCTGAAGCTGTCGTCCTCAACCTGTAGCTGCATTCATCTAGGGCATGCTGGACGAGAATTTCCACCAACTGCAGTCCATGGAGGAGGATGGCATCACAGCCAAGGGCTACGTCGCCGACATGATCAACCTCTTTATCAAGGACACCAAGAGGATCCTCAACGACATCGCCGGCATGCTGTTCGCCCCCAATCCCTTCTCTCTTCCTTCGCTTCTGTTATATCGGCTTGCTCGGCTACTCATCCATCTTGTCTTCTCTGCTTTGTGATTCACAGGAGCCAACCTGTGGTGGACTACGACATGGTGGACGTCCTCGTGCGTCAGCTCAAGGGGTCCAGCTACAGGTATAATGATGATAAACGCTGTCTTTCCCTGCTCAGTTTTAACTGTATATATGATTGTTTCTGTGCTGCATCCATATCGTGTGATTCAGACGTGTTTGTCATGGGCATGCCATTCCGTGGTGTCTACATTGTCGTGTAGCCATAAGTAGAATTGCCGAATTTAGCTGGGCTTCTTTTAATGGATGTACCGGTATTCAGGCCAACGGAAAAGTTATGGCTTGCCGATCGAGGAATACTTTGTCGCGTTGTAAAGGTTCCTGATATTAATCATTTGCTATATATTATGCCTAACGCCAATGGTATTTTTTCTGGTTTCTTCACGATTCTCGTCAGGTGTGTCGGTGTGGCGTCGTTTGTGGTTGTCGTATACACTCAAGTATAACAACTGAGTTTTGTTATGTCGTTACACGCGAATTTGTCGTTATTCCTGCCATGGCAATGTTATAGCTTTACAAGGAACACTTTGTCGTCTTGCGGACATGTCTAGTAGTAATGAATCTATTATTTATCTAATGGAATATTCTAGGCCGGCAATAAATAATTGAGTTGGGATTCTGCAAACTTTTCTGTATCAATGATTTGCTATATTCTACATAACATCAATGGTCATTTTTCTGGTTTGTCCAGTCGGTACTAGAAAAACCACGTACTGTATCGATGTTGTTTCTATTCCAATGTGTTGGCACGGGGTGTGCACGTCATAGGCATGTGGCTCGTGTCGATCGCGCCGTCATATAGCAATAATTAGAAGAGCCCAATTTACTTGTTTTCTGTATAATAGAATTGTCGATATTCGTGCCAACATGATGGCTAGGCAAGTGAAACTTTGCCGTATTAAAAAATCTCTAGTACTACTGATCTACTACCACATTTAGCTAATGCTATTTATTTTTTGGGTTTATCAAACAATATATTGTGTCGACAACCGTGATTATCATCGCTAGTATGGTTATGCGGATCAACATGGCGCAATAGCATTTAATAAGCTTGAAAATTTCCTGGTGTCCTGATCTTCCTCTTCTTTGTATGTATCAGTGTTGGTGCTAAGAAAGTGAACCTATCCTGCATGCAATTCCGTCGGTTCAATGAGCCAAGAAGCAAAGAAAGGTCAGTACTTAGTACCTTAATTATTATATATGTTGCACAATCATTATTATCCACACTCTGTATTGTTTACATTATTGTAAACCTGAAGATTGATTTCCTTTTTTGATGGCATTATATTGCTCATAGCACTAACCTGCTCGTTCACTTCATTTGCAACCACGTGATGGTACTACTCTGTTCATTATCTAAATATGCCTTTTTGATTATTCTACTGTAACTTATTAGTTCTAGACTTTATGTTTATAGCATGACTAAATCTGAGATTGCTAGAGTTTTTTTTCCAAGCAGAGGGTTATGATTTCCGAACCACTATTAGTTCAGTTCACGTGATTACTCTGTCCAGAATTTGACTGTGTGGTATGATGCATTATTCCAGGTGCCTCATGGCGTTGGCTCTTGCTTGGAGTGAGTTGTGTGATATGCGAAGCAAGTTTGAGGCTATGATGCAGGTAGCCCCTTATGTGCGTATGTTTGCTTTGACTTCCAACTTCTGACAAGTATCATATTCTAAAGATTGGACATGGATCCTTTAAGATAAAAATAAAGAACTTGATCTCATTCTTGTTGCTGTTGAATTTTTTCTAGATATACTGTTTGATTTCTGAGGTATCTAAAATGTTTCTGTCTTAATTTTTGTCATCACGATTCAGTAGCTATATGGGGTAGTTCAAAGCAGTATAAATTCTTTGTTTCTCAGCGTAAATTAAACTTAGCCAATTACTGGAATATGGTATGAACTACCTTTTAACATGGATGATTTGTGAAACCTTGTGACTTGGCCACCAATATGCACCTTAGACATGTCGTAATAATTAATCTGCTCTTCTTTTGATGAAGCTGGAGGAGCAGATCGCAACCTATGGTCTTAAGTAGTAGCTATGGAAGGAAAAAGAGAATAGCTACAAGTGATCCCTCCCATGATGGCGGTGTATGTTTCTCTCCAATGTAGACAATGTTCAATAGGTGTCTGGCTCTGGAGGGCGATTATGAAATAACGTGAGGAATCTTGCGTAGGAATACCATTCTCGCAAGTCTTCAAATAAAACATGCTGTCATGTGTCAATGTCTCTGTCGACTCTATACCTGGTTGTGTCCGTTGGGCTGCCGCTCCATACAATATTTAAATTCTCTACCTGGTTGGTTTTTTTACTGGTGAATTGGTTTTGTTATATGTTGAAGGCTCGCCCGTCTCTTTACAGTCTTTTGGAATGCCGACGTATCTCCTTGAACAAGGGGAAACATTTGTTGGTTATCAGAAACTACACTAAAGTGAGTGCATGGCTTGATCTTTAAATTGTTTTGTTGGTTGGTACATTGTGAGTGTCGCTTGCTGACCCCCACCACCTCTAGAACCTCCATAAAACCATCGCTGGAGAATAAACTAGCTCTGCGGGCGAACAAGATACTACTAGGAGGGGGATGTAAGGGTGAAGGATGATGCGTGAAACGGTGTCTGGTAGAAAATCAAGAGGGCCACGAATCAAGTGATCTAGTGGCTGGAGCGGTAGGGTGACGTGAAGCGCCAGAGTCTCTGGGTGTCTTCAAGGCCTTCATCGGTAGTGTTGTCCGCCAGGGACTCGGTCACCTATACCGAGCATGCCGGCCACAAAACCGTCAATACCATATATGCCATCTACACGACCAAGTAGAGAGTACCAGTGCTTGTGCCTTCTATGGCTTCCGCAGCTAGAACACCAAATTCATGACCTCCTCGATGTTTTACCATGACaacattttgaaggaaatatgccctagaggcaataacaaagttgttatgttatatttccttattcatgataaaggtttactattcatgctagaattgtattgatcggaaactta
This window encodes:
- the LOC119292406 gene encoding histidine-containing phosphotransfer protein 2-like, which translates into the protein MLDENFHQLQSMEEDGITAKGYVADMINLFIKDTKRILNDIAGMLSQPVVDYDMVDVLVRQLKGSSYSVGAKKVNLSCMQFRRFNEPRSKERCLMALALAWSELCDMRSKFEAMMQIYCLISELEEQIATYGLK